In Gadus morhua chromosome 2, gadMor3.0, whole genome shotgun sequence, a single window of DNA contains:
- the LOC115557651 gene encoding uncharacterized protein LOC115557651 produces the protein MYFHRGSNSPSSDAMFRNPIFCGIFVSNQRTQCAPNSENHPAAISEDHEPNWPKYDMTIIRTCDNYKDACRIMEQYQTGCNTSDLQSEAEQECGPPDKRQRRPVHRFGNPDQSEEDVEDIVSQLEALPVLPRPSQLPRQTPLSRRVPGSIFSPPQPGENCPAPHHGAGLHHPAPALNMQRVTQVAVRKNVVTRSATDAEVTKHAIRWFNLASDRAARRRVPPPSTHLTQ, from the exons ATGTATTTTCACAGAGGTTCAAATAGTCCTTCATCAGATGCAATGTTCAGAAACCCAATTTTTTGTGGTATATTTGTCAGTAACCAGAGAACCCAATGTGCACCGAATTCAGAGAATCACCCAGCTGCCATCAGCGAGGACCATGAGCCAAACTGGCCAAAATATGATATGACGATCATCAGAACTTGTG ACAACTACAAAGATGCCTGTAGGATTATGGAGCAGTATCAGACCGGCTGCAACACCTCTGATCTACAGTCTGAGGCAGAGCAGGAGTGCGGGCCACCAGATAAGAGACAAAGGAGGCCAGT CCATCGTTTCGGAAACCCTGACCAGAGCGAAGAAGATGTGGAAGATATAGTGTCTCAGTTGGAAGCACTACCAGTGCTTCCACGCCCAAGCCAATTGCCCCGGCAGA CTCCACTATCTCGCCGAGTGCCAGGCAGTATATTCAGTCCTCCTCAACCTGGAGAAAATTGTCCAG CACCTCACCATGGGGCAGGACTGCATCACCCTGCACCCGCTTTGAACATGCAGAGAGTTACTCAAG TTGCTGTGAGGAAAAACGTGGTGACACGGTCAGCCACCGACGCGGAGGTCACCAAACACGCCATCAGGTGGTTCAACCTGGCGTCGGATCGAGCGGCGAGGAGACGTGTCCCTCCTCCATCCACTCATTTGACCCAATGA